Proteins encoded together in one Dermacentor variabilis isolate Ectoservices chromosome 2, ASM5094787v1, whole genome shotgun sequence window:
- the LOC142570970 gene encoding solute carrier family 22 member 7-like, giving the protein MHERTTWIPSSKRISNHLSTASGPEAHTKEKCPGAKKSELRAKETELHRRQSSHGARVCVPFGDGVFQLRLLIVTAVAGTIALTQARLFRSSMRELDHWCARPPGFSNTSVDAWKALAIPRDADGNYSRCTVREPPDAGNSARVVPCAAWEFNLSHHGNNVVSEWNLVCQRSWLSNVAHVVVVCANVLSLPLVGMAADRAGRKTVTFVGTTGLLLTLGVSSMASDFKTFVVTQAAVSVLSKCMVVQYALLYEVTTASRRLLYCFVAPALSSVFAPVLLYFVRSYQLDWALSQVVVATLALVLLASFYVVEESPTWLLATHNIEEAERVVRRACSVNKVPQSDALRQLRGEMESYKREQDDLLSTENVGLFRSVWLKERTCILVFLWLVMSWAYSHHVEERGLTSNIYVRSATLIGLGPMFVFVWPVLDYYGGVRRAVAISALVFAASSAIAFAAHTDEASPWQDILYILMRVSLTLPVAFLFFLTISLYPAILRCEAGLLGYACAIVGDNAGYIAFTRLLGRRQDAALAIQSLLTALVAVAVAYLPPDDRHDASWRRSLTAQKKHSSVTNIRQTNAVAVCERPTLLGPMPEQFSIRAGMLNSGR; this is encoded by the coding sequence ATGCATGAAAGAACTACGTGGATACCGTCGTCCAAACGTATTTCGAATCATCTCAGCACCGCAAGCGGTCCCGAAGCGCACACGAAGGAGAAGTGCCCGGGAGCAAAGAAGTCTGAGCTGCGGGCGAAAGAGACAGAGTTGCACCGTCGACAAAGTTCCCACGGCGCTCGAGTGTGCGTTCCGTTCGGCGACGGCGTGTTCCAATTGAGGCTGCTCATCGTCACAGCGGTCGCAGGCACCATCGCGCTCACCCAGGCGAGACTCTTCAGAAGTTCGATGCGCGAATTAGACCACTGGTGCGCGCGGCCGCCCGGCTTCTCCAACACGAGTGTGGACGCGTGGAAAGCGCTGGCTATTCCGCGGGACGCCGACGGGAACTACAGCCGCTGCACGGTGCGCGAGCCTCCCGACGCGGGCAACTCGGCTCGGGTCGTGCCCTGCGCCGCCTGGGAGTTCAACCTGAGTCACCATGGCAACAACGTCGTCAGCGAGTGGAACCTCGTGTGCCAGCGGAGCTGGCTGAGCAACGTCGCCCACGTGGTCGTAGTCTGCGCGAACGTCCTTTCGCTGCCACTGGTGGGCATGGCGGCGGACCGGGCGGGGCGTAAGACGGTCACCTTCGTCGGCACCACGGGGCTCCTCCTGACGCTTGGGGTGAGCAGCATGGCGAGCGACTTTAAGACGTTCGTCGTGACGCAGGCTGCGGTCTCGGTGTTGTCCAAGTGCATGGTGGTGCAGTACGCTCTCCTGTACGAAGTGACCACGGCGTCCCGCCGGCTGCTCTACTGCTTCGTCGCACCGGCGCTCTCGAGCGTCTTCGCGCCGGTACTCCTGTACTTCGTGCGCTCGTACCAGCTCGACTGGGCCTTGTCGCAGGTTGTTGTCGCCACGCTCGCCTTGGTGCTCCTTGCCAGCTTCTACGTGGTTGAGGAGTCGCCCACCTGGCTCCTGGCTACGCACAATATCGAAGAAGCCGAGAGAGTAGTCCGCAGGGCGTGCAGTGTCAACAAGGTGCCGCAGAGTGACGCTCTCAGACAGTTACGCGGTGAGATGGAGAGCTACAAGCGAGAGCAGGACGACCTGCTGTCCACAGAGAACGTGGGTCTCTTCCGTTCGGTGTGGCTCAAAGAACGAACATGCATACTCGTCTTCCTCTGGCTTGTCATGAGCTGGGCCTACAGCCACCACGTGGAAGAACGGGGCTTGACCAGCAACATCTACGTGCGTAGCGCCACGCTCATCGGCTTGGGTCCCATGTTCGTCTTCGTCTGGCCGGTCCTGGACTACTACGGGGGAGTTAGGCGAGCCGTAGCGATCTCCGCCTTGGTCTTCGCCGCTTCGTCGGCCATCGCCTTCGCCGCGCACACAGACGAAGCTTCGCCATGGCAGGACATCCTGTATATTCTTATGCGTGTCTCCCTGACCCTTCCGGTTGCGTTCTTGTTTTTTCTCACCATCAGCTTGTACCCGGCGATCTTGCGATGCGAGGCAGGCCTCCTTGGTTACGCCTGCGCCATCGTCGGCGACAACGCGGGCTACATAGCGTTCACGCGTCTGTTAGGACGGCGACAGGACGCGGCCCTCGCAATACAGTCCTTGCTGACGGCGCTCGTCGCTGTGGCCGTCGCATATCTGCCACCGGATGACCGACACGATGCCTCATGGAGACGCTCCCTCACAGCGCAGAAAAAACATTCAAGCGTAACTAACATCAGACAAACCAACGCAGTTGCTGTATGTGAACGGCCAACGCTGCTGGGTCCAATGCCTGAACAGTTTTCTATTCGTGCCGGCATGCTGAATAGCGGCCGATAG